ACGACGAGCCGCTGGACCTCCGGACGGGGACGCTGCGCAGCCACGAACGGGTGCTCGACCTACGCGCTGGGGTGCTGCGTCGGGAGAGCGAATGGATCTCACCGGCCGGACGGGGAGTGCGCATCCGCAGCACCCGGTTGGTGTCCCTGCCGCGCCGCCCGGTGGCCGCCGTGCGGTACGAGGTCGAGCCGCTGGGAGCCCCCGTCGAGCTGCGGGTCTGTTCGGATCTGCTGGCCAACGAGAAGGTGCCGGAGCGCTCGGACGACCCGCGGGCCGCCTCGGTGCCCACCGACCCGCTGACCGCCGAGACGTACAGTGCGGCCGGCCTCGACGGGGTGCTGGTGCACCGTACCGAGCACAGCGGCCAGCGCGTCGCGGTCGCGGTGAGCCACCTGGTGGACGGGCCGAAAACGGTCGCCACCACCGCCGACTGCACCCCGGATCGCGTACGGCTGACCGTGACGGGCCGGCTGTACCCGGGGGAGCGGCTGCGGCTGACGAAGTTCGCCGCGTACGAGTGGTCGGCGGTCGACGAGACACCCGCCGACGAGTTGGCCGCCCTGGTCACGGCCGAGACGGACGCGGCCCGCGCGGACGGCTTCGACGCCCTCCTCACCGACCAGCGTGCCGCCCTCGACGCGGCCTGGCAGGTCGCCGACGTGCAGCTCGACGGCGACCGGGAGCTCCAACAGGCGGTCCGGTTCGCGATGTTCCACCTGATCCAGGCCGGCCGCCCCGACTCCGACCGGACCATCTCGGCCAAGGGGTTGACCGGCAACGGGTACGACGGGCACGTCCTCTGGGACACCGAGAGCTACGTCCTGCCGGTGCTCACCTACCTGGCCCCGGCGGTGGCCCGTTCGGCGCTGCGCTGGCGGCACGCCCACCTGCCCGAGGCCCGGGAGCGGGCCGCCGAGCTGCGGCTGACCGGCGCGACCTTCCCGTGGCGCACCATCGGTGGCCGGGAGTCCTCCGGCTACTGGCCGGCCGGCACCGCGGCGCTGCACGTCAACGCCGACATCGCCGACGCGGTGCTGCGCTACGTGGCGGCCACCGACGACGAGCCGTTCCTCGCCGAGGTGGGGCTGGAGTTGCTGGTGGAGACCGCCCGGCTCTGGCACGGCTTCGGCCACTGGTCGGACGGGGGCGACTTCCACCTGCACGGCGTCACCGGCCCGGACGAGTACGCGGCGCTTGTCGACGACAACGTCTTCACGAACCTCATGGCCAGGCGCAACCTGCGCGGCGCGGCGGACGCCGCCGAGCGTCACCCCGACCTGGCCGGCCGGCTCGGCGTGGACCGCGACGAGGTGGCCGGTTGGCGAGCTGCCGCCGACGCGGTGTTCATCCCGTACGACCGCGATCGCGGGGTGCACCAGCAGGCCGCCGGGTTCACCGAGCAGCCCGAGTGGGACTTCGCGAACACCGGCGAGGACGACTACCCGCTGCTGCTGCACTTCCCGTACCTGGAGCTGTACCGCAAGCAGGTCGTCAAGCAGGCCGATCTGGTGCTGGCCATGCAGCTGTGCCCGGGTGAGTTCACCGCCGACGAGAAGGCCCGCAACCTGGCCTACTACGAGGCCCGCACCGTCCGCGACTCGTCGCTGTCGGCCGCCCCGCAGGCGGTGCTGGCCGCCGAGGTCGGGCACCTGGATCTGGCGTACGACCTGTTCGCCGAGTCGGTCCTCCAGGACCTGGCGGACCTGGGGGACAAGACCGCCGACGGGCTGCACCTGGCCTCACTGGCCGGAGCGTGGCTGGCGCTGGTGCAGGGCTTCGGCGGGCTGCGCGACGACCGAGGAGTGCTCTCCTTCGAACCCCGGCTGCCGCGACGGATCGACCGGCTGGCGTTCAGCCTGCGCTGGCGCGACCATCGGCTACGGGTCACGTTGACTCCGGCCGAGGCCCGCTACGAGCTGCCCGACGCCGCCCCCGACGCCGGGATCGAGCTGTGGCATCACGGCGAGTCGCTGCGGGTCACCGGTGCCGAGCCGGTCACCCGGCCGATGCCGCCGGTGCCCGACCCCGGACCGGAGCCGCCCTCCCCGCCCGGTCGCCGCCCCACCCGCCGCGCGGCCGGCTGATCCACCGCAGTCGGCGCGGGACCTCCGGCCAGCTCAGGTCGGCGCGGGACCTCCGGCCATTCGTTCGCGGACGGCCTCCAGCGCCTCGAAGGCGTACGCCCAGTTGTGGCACTTGAAGCTGCGCAGGCCGTCGATCGCGGTGTGGCAGTCGGCGCAGCGCACGCCGGCGATGGCGTCCGGGATTTCGGTGTTGACGTACTTGCGCTCGCCGAGGATGACGGTGGCGATCATGGCCTTGTCATGCAGGCCGGAGAGCGCCGACGAGACGATGTCGTACCAGGTGACCCGGCGGCCGCACTTCGGGCAGTCCGGTTCGTCGCCGCTGACCCAGAGCGGAGCGCCGA
The window above is part of the Micromonospora sp. LH3U1 genome. Proteins encoded here:
- a CDS encoding glycoside hydrolase family 65 protein codes for the protein MHTSSTTDQPPPAAGTVQDETWQIRRTAADLDRLGETESIFALGNGWVGWRGVLDEGAPCGMPGSYVNGLHERRELSYPEEGYAFPQASDTVISAPNAALIRLWVDDEPLDLRTGTLRSHERVLDLRAGVLRRESEWISPAGRGVRIRSTRLVSLPRRPVAAVRYEVEPLGAPVELRVCSDLLANEKVPERSDDPRAASVPTDPLTAETYSAAGLDGVLVHRTEHSGQRVAVAVSHLVDGPKTVATTADCTPDRVRLTVTGRLYPGERLRLTKFAAYEWSAVDETPADELAALVTAETDAARADGFDALLTDQRAALDAAWQVADVQLDGDRELQQAVRFAMFHLIQAGRPDSDRTISAKGLTGNGYDGHVLWDTESYVLPVLTYLAPAVARSALRWRHAHLPEARERAAELRLTGATFPWRTIGGRESSGYWPAGTAALHVNADIADAVLRYVAATDDEPFLAEVGLELLVETARLWHGFGHWSDGGDFHLHGVTGPDEYAALVDDNVFTNLMARRNLRGAADAAERHPDLAGRLGVDRDEVAGWRAAADAVFIPYDRDRGVHQQAAGFTEQPEWDFANTGEDDYPLLLHFPYLELYRKQVVKQADLVLAMQLCPGEFTADEKARNLAYYEARTVRDSSLSAAPQAVLAAEVGHLDLAYDLFAESVLQDLADLGDKTADGLHLASLAGAWLALVQGFGGLRDDRGVLSFEPRLPRRIDRLAFSLRWRDHRLRVTLTPAEARYELPDAAPDAGIELWHHGESLRVTGAEPVTRPMPPVPDPGPEPPSPPGRRPTRRAAG